Proteins encoded in a region of the Alosa sapidissima isolate fAloSap1 chromosome 19, fAloSap1.pri, whole genome shotgun sequence genome:
- the gsc gene encoding homeobox protein goosecoid, translating to MPAGMFSIDSILAGRPTCKDSVLIHRNAPVVFPNLTDSLYTAAEYNGLYSHTGPSTPSIQSVNGTRIGYNNYYYGQLHVQAPAGPACCGAIPTLGSQQCPCIPTGFDSTGSVLISPVPHQMMSYMNVGTLSRTELQLLNQLHCRRKRRHRTIFTDEQLEALENLFQETKYPDVGTREQLARKVHLREEKVEVWFKNRRAKWRRQKRSSSEESENSQKWNKSTKTPTEKPDESKSDVESDS from the exons ATGCCAGCGGGAATGTTCAGCATTGACAGCATACTGGCGGGGAGACCAACTTGCAAGGACTCCGTGTTGATCCATCGGAATGCTCCTGTTGTGTTCCCCAACTTGACGGATTCTTTGTACACTGCTGCCGAATATAACGGTCTTTATTCTCACACTGGACCCTCGACACCGAGCATACAGTCGGTAAACGGAaccagaataggctataataacTATTATTATGGCCAACTTCATGTACAAGCACCAGCTGGCCCCGCCTGCTGTGGCGCCATTCCTACGCTTGGTTCACAGCAATGCCCATGCATTCctacag GCTTCGACAGTACCGGATCGGTGCTTATCTCCCCGGTGCCCCACCAGATGATGTCGTATATGAACGTGGGCACGCTGTCCCGCACAGAACTTCAGCTCCTCAACCAGCTGCACTGCCGACGAAAGAGGAGACATCGCACCATCTTCACCGACGAGCAGCTCGAGGCTTTGGAAAACCTTTTCCAAGAAACGAAATATCCGGACGTTGGGACACGGGAGCAGTTAGCGCGTAAAGTCCACCTACGAGAGGAGAAAGTCGAG GTGTGGTTCAAAAACAGACGGGCAAAATGGAGAAGACAGAAAAGGTCGTCCTCTGAAGAATCAGAGAACTCGCAGAAATGGAACAAATCAACGAAAACGCCGACAGAGAAACCAGACGAGAGCAAAAGTGATGTGGAATCAGACAGCTGA